GGTGTACTGTAAAGCACTTAGCCCGACTTCTAATAATATACTGGAAATGTTATCAATATTTAAGATCGAAGTAATTCTATGTGAAGGGGTGGTATTAACGTGATCATATAGCCCTACATAGTTAATAACAGGCGTAAAATTATAATGAGCCATTTTCTATCTCCTATCTATTTTATTTTTTAACTTCTTTGCATATTCTGTGAGTTTAATGGCATTATCTAATGACATCTTCCCAATGGGGGTTATTTTGTTTGCATAGTTTGATAAGGTGTTTTGACTGATGCCTACTTCTTTAGAGATGCGATAGCGACTTTCGCTAGTGATGAGATGGTAGAGCTCCTCCTTTGATAAAATTTCCATAATTATAATCTCCTTAACCAAATAATAATATTAATGAGTAATAGGATAAGCCAAAAAGTAATTCTTAAATTTTGCTTTTTGATTTTATTCATTGCAATCTTCCTTTCAATCAATTAAAATGAAAGGGAAGGAAGGTCAACTTCCCTTCACAATTTAATCGTTAAGTAGCGAGTGGATTAAGTTGTATACGGTAGACACTATTGTGATTAGTTTTGCGGCTAGTTCAATGGTGTCTTTTCTTTTTGCTCTTTTTTTCTTCTTCCTATATTCAGCTTGAGTTATTTTCATTGCACCCCTCCTTGACCTTCTACTATTATCATACTACTATTTATAGTAGTGATCAAGAGATTGGG
This genomic stretch from Aerococcus mictus harbors:
- a CDS encoding XRE family transcriptional regulator; this encodes MEILSKEELYHLITSESRYRISKEVGISQNTLSNYANKITPIGKMSLDNAIKLTEYAKKLKNKIDRR